From the genome of Toxoplasma gondii ME49 chromosome XII, whole genome shotgun sequence:
aaaagcgacagaggagaagacggcaaaCGTCTTTGCGAGCGCGTTCCCTGAGCAAGATCTCTTTCAAATGCACCGGGCGGGTGCACCCGCGGAAGTTTTCCGGCCCTAAAAAGCGAACAAGGACGTGGAAAGGATCCGAGGAAACTGTGGGAGGAGGGACAGCGTGCGACGTCGACGCTGAAGCGAGAAGGTGGAATCCGTGGTAGATGCTTTCAAAAGTCTTCGCGGGCGGGAGGCCTTGTCGCTGTAAAAACGGACTGGCCAGATTCGCATTCAGATGGTCTTCACGCTCTGCTTGACTGTTCGCTGGTTTCTTCGAAAGACTCTCGCTGTGTCGTCGTCTCTTTTCAGAGGGCGACTACACAGCGAAGTTGTCCACGATTCACAGCTGTTCTGCGCTCATCCCAAACGTCACTTCGCGGACGAAAGATTCAGAGGATTCAGAGGGTGATCTCCCAGAGGGGAACGGAGTTGACGAAAAGTCCGAAACTCCAGGCTGCGTCTCGAGCCGTTTCTGCGAAAGACAACCGCTACAGGGAcaagagacgcagcgaaAAAGCAAAGGATTTTTTCGCGGCGAAGCGACGCATGAGATGTCAACTTGTGTACcgaagagatggagaggagtTTCCAGGAAATACTGGACCTGTGTTTAGCACCTGAAGACGTGGAAGTTGTGGgttgtctgtctcgcgtGGAGAGCTGACGCGACAGAAACTACAAAAGATGTTTTAGAGTTGGATTTCACCTCTCCATTTTCAAGAAAGGGAAGGCTTCAAGGTACATGGACATCGCTTCTTTTAATTGAACTGCGCCTGAAAAGAGGAGCGTCTTTAGAGAATTTACAGGTGAAAGTTTTGATTTTTAAAACTCTTTAGAAAATATCCCAACGTCTCGGTCACCACTTCTCTTGGCCTGtacacacaaacagaagTTGAGCACACAAGGAGCCAGACGATCCTCGGAACGAAGAGGTCGCCTTACTTTCGCGAACTAACGGATTGAACAGGAATCTCACAGAAAAGTCCCGTTTCCTTGTTTCCCTAAATTCACCAAATAGTCTTTAAGAAGGAACCCACGAATCCACCTGATACGCTTTACGCGTTGTAACTTGGGAGACCGTAGGGATCTCTCGAAGTACCGCGGCTCGACAGTTAACATGATGACGAACATTGAAGAGATTTTTGGAGTCGCTCCGGGCATCCTTAATTCATGGTAGACGAGAACCTCTGACTCCGAAAGAGACTGGTATAAAGATGTTCGCATATCCATGAGGAACGCGGTTACGCGGGATTTGCGTTGACAGGTGGAATCTTTCGCAGAGCAGTCACACAAAAGGgccttcgtttttcgcgaTATTTCCACGCTAGAAAGGACGGAAGCTCTCGATTGAGGAAATCCGATTTGGGAATAGCATGAACCTTCGACAGAATACTCACGCGGAAGACTTCACAAAAGCAAACGTGAACGACAGCGTGGGGTTGCATGCCGTCGAGAACCTGAAGCCAGTTCCGCTTGAAGAGCATTGCATGTTTCGAAAGGCAAGACAAAGCTCGAGAGGCACTTGCGGCGACAAGGACGGGAAAGGAGGAAGCATCCCTCGAAACAGGCACCACTTTGCATATCTTCTATTTACATTCAGATGACTCGAGCTACCCTGCACGTATAAATGCGACACAGACGGAGTTCACCAACGCTTGAATATCTTACTATATAAATACGtacacacaaacatacatCATATATGTAGACGTgatatatacaaatatacatatatgtacacacatgtagtatatatatatatatatataaacatgtatATGAATAGGTGAATTGTCCCCTCGAGAAAGATGGGGATGCAGCACTTGCGATGAGTCCGCATTTCACTTCGCAGGATAGCGAGTCTTTCAGTTTACAGCGTGTACCGTAGGTCGTTGACTTTTAAGTACTTTTTGGGAAacccgagagagaagtgcCACGGTAGTCAGGCGTCGCAAGTTTCACTTTTTTGTGGTACCGTAAGGGGGAACTCGAGTAGATATGGATGCATTTCATCGTCTGAAAACGTTCGGCCGGCTCCACGTTCCGCTAGGGGTGAACGTGGAgggtgtgtgtctgttcgCGTTTCCGTTTCGGTTCGGTTTCAAGTGGGGATGCGCTGATGCCGTGGTAGTCTCATTCAGGGAACTGACTTTCTCGCATGAATCAAGGTCTCTACTTCCACGGGTTTCAGGCCAACGTTGTTTCGAGAATTCTGTGACTCCCTCAACACTGTGCGACAACAGCGGCTCGTGGCGAGGAGGCTCTCAGaactctctgcgtttcgaaCTTCCGAAATGCTCGTTTCTCTAAACGCAGGAAGGAGTGTGGGCGTCACCCCCGTGAGCAACGCGTCGCGGCCGGCGCTGCAGTTGTTGTCACTTGAACAGTGCAGGAGGCGCCGCGAGGGTCACTCCTTCTCGCAGCGTTCTTCGTACAAACGCTTGAGGTGAGTTTTGCAAAGACAAGAAGTTCAGATACGCGCCCACGGTGGACCGGCGCCAGCAGACAGCAAgactctttctttttcgcgggTCACTCTCGCCTCCCCTCCTCCACTTCACACGGCCACAGATGCACAGATTTACAAACGCCTGTGGGTTTTCTGGAGAGTGTTTTTTTCCTCCACTGTTTGaccgcgtttctcgtctccccttcGTCCAGCTGTCGAGGCTCCGGAGTTACATGGCAAGCGACGGCGGCACGCTCGTCACTGACGGCGGCGTTCAGCTTTTAAGAGTAGAGCAGGACGGCACTCATCAGGACGCAAATGATGccgaggaactcgagaaaccCCATGCCAATCAGTGTGTAGGTGAACAAATCCTCCTTGATCGACGGATTGCGAGCGGTGCCGGAAACAAGAGCAGCAAAGAGAGACCCGATACCTTGCGCAACACCGCCGACGGACATCAGAGCAATGGCGGCGCTAAGACTTGCGACTCCTGCGTCGTAGCGAGCTCCAACTTGCATCGCGTACGGATTCTGGCGGGTCATCGCCGGTTGCTGCAAACACACGCACAGGTTGTGAGGTCGAGAAAGTTGCGTTCACAGAAGAACGGTGTGGGTTGCTTCCAAACACAGAGATTGTTGCCCGCgacagctgtctctgtctctccccgtACTCTGCGGCCCTTGAAACCTCGCTGTCGGACGGCGTCTACAGTTCCCACGAAAAACTCATCTTTCGACTGTGCGAGCGAAACTCTCGAACGACGCCGTTTCTATTTCGTGCACCCCAAAGGCGGAACCACCCGCGTCGCacactctctctcgcgcctgctGCAGGGAGCAGTAAAACGCGCGTTGTGGAGAACTCGGACGCTCGTGTTTCCCCGCCGTTCTTTTCGAAGCGAAACAGACACAGGACGGCGTCAATTGCCTTCCTCGAAAACCAGTGTCGTCCTAAACGAAAAATCCGCCGGCAAACGTCGTCTCCACGCCACCCGCGCGAGCACGGTTGCCCTGAAAACGCCCTTTCCGAACAGGGTGCcagtgtctctgccttccgtTGCCcttcccgagaaacacacgaagaaaaaacgcctTTGACTGGCGCTTCGTGGTCAAAAACTCGCGTTTTCCACAGCGACTCTCTGCTTGTCGCCCCTCCTAGCTGGAGCCTTTTGCGTGCGCACCTGCGTGGGGACCAGGGCACTGGCGATTCTCTGATTGCAGTGGACGGGGGTGTGTTTCTGGAAGAGGGGGGACTGAGAGAAGTTTCTgctgggagagaagaagaatttCTGCGAAGAAAACTGCGAAAATCCTGCAGAGCTGAAGCTCTGGCGAGAGAGGAGTCCCGGCAGCGCCTCGCGCGCGGGGGCAGCCTTCAGggctgagagagacagtcgagagaaaaacattTTGTGGAGAGGGAGGGGAAGGAAGCAGACTTGCACTCtcagacgcgagaaacagaaagaacgaagagacacacaatGGAGGAAAGGTCTGGACGCCGCCAGCTTCGCTCGTGCAGAGTCCAAACTCGCGCCCGGGCGCTCaaaaagaggggaaggaggGGGATCTGCGGgtgcgcgagagaaggagagatggtcgctgtctctctcttctgtctttccttgAGCGCGTGCGGTCTTTATAGGGAACTCCGAGAGGcgttcgcgtttcttttctccagcatTTCCTGGCAAAcgcgaaacggaagagacgaagtcgGAGACAGACTTTCGGATGTTGCGAGTCCTCGGAAAAATGCGAGTCAGTGAGTTCTCCTACGCGACTTCTTTCAGtgaaggaaaacggagacacacaTGCGGTCTCGCGTCGGGGCTTCCCCCCGCTTCGTTTGGGAGCCGAATgacgcgcgaaaaaaaaaccgCCGAGATATGAGCTGGATCGAAACGCAAGCCGATCGCCGCAGTGCCGCGAAATCCACAGATCTGAAAACACAAGAAAGCGCGAAAAGAAAATGCAGCTTCAGTTGAACGCTTTGGTTCTCAGAACCATGTCAAGACACAAAACCGGTCCACAGAGTTTAACCCAGATCTGTTGACGCCACAAAAAAATCGCGAGCGACTCAGTGCCCGCATCTTTCTGGGCAGATCCGGAAACAAAGAACTGCGTGGAGTCCCTGCACAGGAACCTCCGGTTCTACatggctttctgcttccgGAAAACGACGATTTCGTCGAGGGGTCTCTTCGTGGATCACCTTCGCCACACACGTATGTtgacggcgagagaaaacgactgaCTTCTCAGATGCGAGTCCAGGCCGCCCTACCAGAGACGTCTTCTCCGAGGCGAGCTTTTTTACGAACTCTCCTCTGAAGAGTTCCCAAACAAAGATTCGTGGTCACCAGGTGCACTACCAGCGTTTCGTAGGAACAATCAGAGAGAACTTTTTTGATTGCCTTTAACGGAGTTTCACAAAGTTGATCATCGTTGCTCCCATGGTCTGGGGCCTCACGTGAAGCAAAGAAAAgtgctctgttttcttgctGTGTGAAAAGAAGTTCGTCTACAGAGCCacaaaagaaaagcaaatgCGGAGAAGACGTGAGCAGCAGGTGAACTACGTCACGCAGGACGAGGCTCTGCAGGACAGCATTGgccgcgagaaaaagaaagaaactcaCTTTCACCTTATCGTTTAGTTGATACCCAGAGCTATGAAACTGGAGTCgccgcagaaaaacgaattcCGAACAGAGACGTTCAGCAACGGATGAACCAGCGTTGGAGGATACTCTCTGCAGGTTTCTTTAGGATGGCCTCTGCGTGGAAGAGAGGTcccgggagagaaagaaaaggtaCAGTGTGGAGTCCCTGCGATGCCAGAAGTGACCTGGATTTCCTTTGCTACTCAGAGACACGCCCTGTCGACCTGCAAGCGTTATACTTTGTCTTGGTTCTTTCCTGAAGACTTTCCATCCTTGAAATGGACTTTCTCTTTCAAACGACCTTCCGAGTTTCCATTCTGTCGACCTTCAGACAGTACATTCCTTCAGCGATATACCAAGATTTATCAGCGGCAGACAGCGCGATCTGCTGTCGTCGAACGCTTGCCCCGTCACACACTATCGCAGGAAAAGGCTTTCGGTCTACATGCAGGTtcaacgcgtttctctcttgagAAGTGCGATGCACATGGTCGTTGTTCTACAGGAAAGATTGTGGGGGTTGCTATGTTTGTAGCATCTTTCCTTCCTGAtcagaggaacgagaaaatCGATCACATGTGCCGTTTTCTCACGCTGTTAATACGGCTGCGTTACTACCTCCACCCTCTGGCTTGCCTAGGAAAACACACCCTCCAGCAGGTACGTCGGGACAAATACACCtattatatacatatacatatatatatatatatatgtatttgtttATATATACAGGTACATATTAGTTtatgtacacatgcatatgaaACTGGCCGCATGTTTTCTTCGTAGAGAGCATGCACCGTGTTGCTTCGATAGGCGACGCGATGGAGGCGTTAGTACTGGGAAGACAGGGTCCTCGAGAATGAACGTCTCCGATTTCTCGATTGGCGCAGATCGCTGTGCTACATCTTGCACAAAACGTAGGTTAGGACGGAGGAAAGATTTCCAGAGAAATCCAAGAAAGCGCCAAAGGAAGAGTCTTGGATCCGAGGAAGACACCTCGCGGCAGGAGAGCACTTCCAGTCTCTGGATGGTTTTCGAAACGCGTTGTGCATTCGGCGCAGCATTCAACATTTAGGTGGACTCCGTTCCTGCCGCTTTTCACAGATCTGCGCAGGACGCTTTCAAGCGGCTTTCAGGCAGACGCTGATGCCCTCTCGCCCTGTTGCCTTCAGTGTGGCGGTCGAGCTCACCGCGGTCACCGAAACGAAAACCTTCgcgtgagaagaagactctgTTTGGGTGGGTCTCTGTGAAAAACCTGAAACTTGACTTGACGAATGTTTTTGACGTCACCTTTCCAAGAAGTACACGTACCAAGCAGCTCACATGTGActgcgagaaacgaaaaaaagtaAACGAATTTGCCGCGCGAGagcaagcgcatgcaaagagcCAGACTTTGCTGGAAATCAACCCACAGGAGTTCAGACGGAAGTACACAGAACAGGTAAAGGTCGTTCCTGTCCTTTTCCGACGGCATCAAGATACTTCGACAGCGCCTCTGCTCTACGCGTCCTACATGGATCTCTGTGGTCACTCGTGTGCACTTAAGTCCGTAGCCTGCTGCCGCATCACACGAAGCTGTGTGAACAGATGCGTCTTTCTTTTGAGGGAAACCGCATGCACTTCGAAATTCCCGACGAAACGTCtttcagagaaaaacagacgcaAACTCAGAGACTCTATGATGACAGAGGGAACGGCACTTtgactgtctcctcctctgctccGCCGTCTTCCGGTCTCTCAAAACTCGTTTTGCTAACGTGACTCTATTCTGTTAAGATCCCTTGGCAGGTATTAACCGTACTAGGTACGTTGGAACATCTTGAAGCATTCTGTTTCCCTTGGTTGTTTGCGAAGCGATCAGAAAGCTCTTTGGTCTGACGTCCTCGAAGACGCCAGACGACTTCGGCGAGCTCTCGTAGAGAAAAGATGCGCAAAAAATCTGACGACACAACGTTGTGCCAAGACGGATCGTAGATCCCCTCCCCCCGGATTTCTTCGTTATATAGATCCATGGCGACCAGCTGgttctctcgttcgccaGCAGCGGTCATCTTAACTCTGCCAGGTCATACAGCAGAGCATGAACCGggcaaacagagacgaacaTACTCGCAAATGGGAGGAGCCTTGCCAATGCGTTGCCGGAAATGCCCGTGGAGAAGGATGTGTGTCTCCGAACTCGCAGTTCgatatgcatgcagctcACATGCAGTTcaagacggagaggacgaaTTTCCTTTGTTCGGTTATCTTCGTTGACTTGCGGCCTCACGGCCTCGAAAGAGCCTGGATCTCGCGCAGCGCGTCCCAACGCTCCTTCCACCTTTTTCCTTGTGTCGCCGGAAACGTCGGGAATTCGCGTTTGAAGTTCTTCGTCTGAAGCGCTTGGCCTGCCGTCCGCTTGGCTCTTTTCAAGAGGAGGTGGAAACTCTGTCTCCTACCTTGGGTGTGAGTCACTTCAACAGCTCTCGTGAGGTGCAgggaacgcgagaaacgaaagaacgCCTCCTCCGATCAAAACTGGAAGTCGCCTTAAGTCGCAAAGTAGTCGTAGCGAGTCTGTAGGGTGATTCGTTCTTGAAGACTCACGATGCGGGTGTACACGCTGTCCACCTTGGTGCGTCCGAGCACATACTCGAACGCTTCCTAGCAACGCAAAAGGTTCatcaaagaagaagaaccgcTCGTTCACCTGCACTGTGTCGCGGATGCCTTCAACTGTTCGCGTGGAGAGAGGATGCCGCAAGAGAAGCCGACTGCAGGGGAGACTGCGCCGCATGCAAAGCCATGGTTACTACGAAATTCAAGACGGACGATCGTCAAATGGACGCTTTTGACTTGAAAGCCGATGTCGAAAACGTCTCGTGTAGATACAGTTTCATGCGAGTATACCCCGTGAACTGAATAAGGCATGCTTCAATCGAGATAGACACAAAAATCTACCTGCCTCCACTCAACcagacatgcatatatatatatatgtcggACACCCAGAAAATACGGAATATGTATTCGGTGAAGAAAGTTCCCTTGAAGATCTTTATAGAGTTTGAAAAGACAGAATACGGCTGACGCTCTTGACAGGTCGATCAGCGCAGGAATCAAGGAAACGATCAAGAACGTGGAAGGACAAATTGTGCCTGGCATCACATCGAGGTAGGAAACGAACCGCAACCCAAAAAAGGCCTACCTGgacgcctgctgccttcatATCGAAGCAATTCGGCTTAAAGTCGGCTAAGGTCTGAACGCAGAGACATCGAGAACACCAGAATCCGTCTTTGTCAGTTTCAGCCTACTGTGGTCCGCAAAAGAgtgacgaaaaagaaggacgCGATCGAGGGGGAGAGGACAAGACAAACTTGTCACTCTCCGTTCATACCAGGAAGAAAAATACACTTGTACACAAACAATTTACATGTCGATGCGTTTCGATGCAAGTAAGCgttgagagaagcagagaacatCGTCGACGAGGATTCGAGAACCAAGCCGTTCCGGAAGCAACTCAATATCCACCACTCAGGCAGGTTCTCCTTGTCCACCACAAACGCAGTTTGGACTCCACTGGTGTGTGGTGGAACGTTCGAGCGACGGAAGCGAAgtctttcctccttcgcaGGCTAATGCCAGCTCCCTGAGTCTAAGTGAAGACTGAACGAGCAACTGCGTCGTAGGGAAAAACATCCAGAGCTCTCCAAGCACAGCAGCGGCCAGAGCCAGCAGACACAAAACGAGACGAAGCATTCTTCGAGCAGCGTTacctgaagaagaacaagaaccGTCGTGGTGTAGTCGACATGGCTCACGGATTCCCTCAGTTCAGTGACGAGACTTTGAATGCAGTGTTTCCCTACGCGCTGCTGAACAAGCCAGCGACCTTGCGACAGCTGCTTGAGAGCAAAAACCACCTGAAAAGAGACAATTTGCGAAGGCACACGGcagagcatgcagagaaagaacgcgcATGCGACCAAAAGTCGCACAAGACACTgaacggaaaagaagagaggcctACACATGCAAACATGTAAAAGGTAAAGGGTCTTGGAATTGTGAAAAACGCTGCATTTCTACAGATTTGAAGGCGTTTCTACGTTTCAATCTAAAATGCTAGAAAAACGAACTTTCTCTCAACGTGAAATCCCAATTTTCTAACGAATCAGAATCTGGACGTCCAGGAACTCCAACCACAAATCTTGACACACGTACACACAGCCTATGTCTCTACAGATATGTATGCACCAGCATGCTCATATACGCATACAACCATGCGCATTCTCTTCcatgtatacatatctagatatatatatatatattatatacatatctatatatatctatatatatagatagatatatacagagCATGGACTCTTACATATGCGCAACATAAGTGTCTTGAGGTCCACACAATCCATGTCGACATGTCTATGCAGAGAATTCATGTCGCAACAGCATTTCGACGCAAAGGAAAGGAAGTTGTTTCGACCTCCTCGAGTTGAGGGGGTGTCGGTTCCCTACCTTTGACCTGAATTCGATGGTTGTATCTGGCGCATGAAACATGTAGAGGAGACAATCGACCACTGGGTAGCTGCGCATCCACCACACCGAAAAGCTTTAGACGCACAGATGAGCACAGTGACTCCTTTTTCTACGGTCCGTCCCCCCACTGCTGCTACGTAGAAACGCGTATACATTGGCGAAAAAGACTTTAGGCCGCTCGGTGCTGAACCgcgtcttcccttctctACCGTTGTCTCAAGAGTACATGCTTCACAGGATCTCTGCTGAGTTCTGTTCTTCAGCTGCGAAAGGAAACAGCAGAGCTCTTGACCCCTCGTGTAAGGTATCCAGACAACCCGTCGCTCTAAAAACAAGGTTAAacgcactgcatgcagatgttgTGCATGTGTGAGCGTCCACTCTCTCGCTcgggaagcagcagcaggatGGACGTTTGAACTGTTTTTTGCCCGAGGCAGCAGCCTCTTTCGCATTCCGGTGGATCGTCATACACGTAGCGGTCCGAGGACAGTGAGCCAATGAAGTTGCGTTTATATAACTATCCGTCGGATGTCGCATTTCGCATCTCTGAAAACACCCTCAGACCAGAGCacagtttctctcgccgcccGTTGCGAAGAAGTTCACGTACTTGTCAACCATGTCTTGCGCAACTTTCGTCTCGTTCGCGAGCTGGCCCAACAGTCCCGCAACACACGCTAGGagcttctgcttctggaTGTACAGACTGCAGTACTGCGCCTGTGACcagcagaggaggagaaaaaccgaCAGTTCAGAAActgagaaggcgaggaggagaacgcagacgaacagagagcgaaagagacaccacAGACCTAGGGCACTGGAAAAAAGGAGTCCAGCTACGACAGACGGACAATCCGTTGCTGTCTAGGCTGGGGAACGCAATCGCAACCTGGCGCCAGAGGTTCTCGACGAGAAGTCGCAAACCAATTCAACGAGGAAAATAGAAACGCATGTCTACGTTGAAACACGAGAGCTGGAAAAGAAGGCGGACTCCGCTGCTTCGGTGAGTTTCCAAAAAGATCGTAAGGGGGTCGcggctttttttctcggacACCGATCAGCTGGAGTATCCTGCAGTGGCGAGAAATAGACCATCTGAAAAGGAAGGCTTTGAAACCAGAGTTTTCATCGAACGCTTCGAATGACACTTCACGAAGGAGATCCACGCAAGTCGAAATCTAGGAAATTTcaacacagacacaaacagTTTTTGTTTCGGGACTTCCAAACTTTCAGTTCGAGTTCCACCCTCGGCCCAATGCCAAGCCTCATTGTGACAGCTTGCCCTCACCATGAACGTCCGGACCGTCTGCATCGGCTACACTTCAAAACTGAAAGTGCGAGATTCGGATTTCCTACGCCAAGGCGCTTTCACGAGCGTGAGGTTTCGAATAGGTTTTCTTCCACGTCAGGACGCACCATGAGAAtgtcgagaagaagattGAAGGCACCGGAGGAGATGAATGCCTGGCGGTGCGCCCCGGTCTTTGTCAAGTTCATCGACAGCTGGACGCACGGCAACTGGAGGCTCTCTTCCTGAACAAGACAAACGCGTTTCTCAAACTTCCAGAGGCATGCGCAGCCACCCTTGGAtcgttgcatgcatatacagaTGCACATCTTTGAACGAAagcagttttttctctccaacagagaggaagcaccctctctgagaaaagaaagagagacaaaagagactGAGACACTTCCACACAGTCGTCACTTTATCGACGTCAACGCAcatttctctgcatgcgcgttaTCTGTATTTGCATTTAGGAAcaacgcgtctctccagaaaTACTaactcccctctctctcgcatcgCTGggtgaacagagagacagttgTTTCAGTTCTGCAGACACTCACGCGATCGTCTCCACACCCGGACAGAACAGACTTTCCTAGGCACTTGAAGAAAACGCCTCGTCAAaattcacacacacacaactTGTCGGACCTCTACGTTCTCCGAGAATACATTGCACCCAACTATGCACTCGACTAgacatatgcatacagacCTTCGCACCgacatgtgtgtatacgtACACgtacatttatacatatatatatatatacacatatacatatatatacatatatgtatgtataagtATACAtttacaaatatatatgtaaatatatatatatatatatatatatatatatatgatgaCAGAAGTACGCAGGTGCAGAAGTTAGATTCacggagagggaagaacgcGCTGCCTTCAAAGACGGTCCGTTTGTCAGGGTAACGGAGAGCATGGAAGCCACACAGAGACTTGACGTAGTGATGGACGTTTCGCTGCTGTACAACTCTTATTTTCGATATATTTGACGTTGCATGTGCACCCTCTGGACTCACCTTGGTCTTCAAGACGAAAACAATTGCGTGGTAAACGTCTGTCTCCAAAAGAATCTCCTTCACGCGGAGGTCCCCCGCACTCAAGTTCACCAAGGCAGAGAGCGCGAGGttcagcagagagacagtgcTTCCCTGGATGCGAAGAGGATACGGAACGCGCAGAAATGAACAGgatgaaacagaagaaaaaggagacaaatcGTGTGACGGCAGGCGgacacagcgagaaaaaaaggcggagagacacggaggagaaggaacagatgACAGGcgcaggcagaggagacagcgagagagaagacagaggaaagggggaagagtatgggagagaagacggagaggagagggagacagagaaagggagagaataCGAGGGAGATACGTTGGGGACAGCGGAAGAGGAGATAAAGAGCAGAGAGTGTGTACGAGGTAGAAGACCCCGATGAGAACATTGATGACGAGGAGACCAAGTAGGCGATGTACGCAGGTGCTCTTGTGAATGCCCTTCACTGTTCATGGGTATGACATGGTCTTACTGCAGACATGTTGACTTTGTTTCTCAGAACATTCAC
Proteins encoded in this window:
- a CDS encoding ATP synthase F0 subunit 9, putative (encoded by transcript TGME49_249720~Predicted trans-membrane domain (TMHMM2.0):95-118:142-165); the protein is MFFSRLSLSALKAAPAREALPGLLSRQSFSSAGFSQFSSQKFFFSPSRNFSQSPLFQKHTPVHCNQRIASALVPTQQPAMTRQNPYAMQVGARYDAGVASLSAAIALMSVGGVAQGIGSLFAALVSGTARNPSIKEDLFTYTLIGMGFLEFLGIICVLMSAVLLYS
- a CDS encoding hypothetical protein (encoded by transcript TGME49_249725), with protein sequence MPEVTWISFATQRHALSTCKRYTLSWFFPEDFPSLKWTFSFKRPSEFPFCRPSDSTFLQRYTKIYQRQTARSAVVERLPRHTLSQEKAFGLHAGSTRFSLEKCDAHGRCSTGKIVGVAMFVASFLPDQRNEKIDHMCRFLTLLIRLRYYLHPLACLGKHTLQQCGGRAHRGHRNENLRVRRRLCLAIRKLFGLTSSKTPDDFGELS